A window of Nonomuraea angiospora genomic DNA:
GTTCACGCTGACGCGCACCTTCGGCAAGATGGTCGGGCAGGTCCGGCAGGGGTACGCGATCCTCGCCGTGATGGGCGTGATCGCGCTGGCCAGCGTGCTGCTCACCAACGTCTTCGAGCTGGGCGGGCACGCGACCGTGCCGCAGGCCGCCGGGGCGGCGATGGAGGGCAAGGAGGTCCGCTTCGGCGTCTCCAACTCCGCCACCTTCGCCGCCGCCACCACGCTGACCAGCACCGGCGCGGTGAACTCGTTCCACGACTCCTACACGCCGTTCGGCGGCATGATGACGCTGTTCAACATGATGCTGGGCGAGGTCGCGCCCGGCGGGGTCGGCTCGGGCCTGTACGGCATGCTGATCCTGGCCGTGATCACGGTGTTCGTGGCGGGCCTGATGGTCGGCCGCACCCCCGAATACCTGGGCAAGAAGATCGGCTCCCGCGAGATCAAGCTGGCCTCGCTGTACTTCCTGGTCACGCCGGTGCTGGTGCTGATCGGCACGGCGTCCGCCATGGGCTCGGCGCAGCAGCGGGCGAGCATGCTGAACTCGGGCCCGCACGGCCTGTCCGAAGTGCTGTACGCGTTCACCAGCGCCTCCAACAACAACGGGTCCGCCTTCGCCGGGATCACCGTCAACACCCCCTGGTACGACGTGGCGCTCGGCCTGTGCATGGCCTTCGGCCGGTTCCTGCCGATCATCCTGGTGCTGGCGCTGGCCGGTTCGCTGGCCGCGCAGGCGCCGGTCCCCGAGAGCGCCGGCACGCTGCCGACGCACCGGCCGCAGTTCGTCGGCATGGTCGTCGGCGTGACGATCATCCTGGTCGCCCTCACCTTCCTCCCGGCGCTCGCGCTCGGCCCCATCGCAGAAGGACTGTCCTGACATGTCATCCCCCGCGCTCAAGAAGGCGGAGCGGAACGGCCGCGTGGGCGGCGGTCTGCTCGACCCGAAACAGCTGCTGACGTCGCTGCCGGACGCGTTGAAGAAGCTCAACCCGGCGACGCTGTGGCGTAACCCGGTGATGTTCATCGTCGAGGTCGGCGCCGTGTTCACCACGGTGCTGGCGATCCTCGACCCCTCGTTCTTCGCCTGGGCCATCGTGGTCTGGCTCTGGCTGACCGCCGTCTTCGCCAACCTGGCCGAGGCCGTCGCCGAGGGACGCGGCAAGGCGCAGGCGGCCACGTTGCGCAAGGCCAAGACCGACACTCAGGCCCGCCGCCTCAGGAGCCGCGCGTCCGCGGACTGGGACGTGGTCGCGGCGCCCGAGCTGCGGCAGGGCGACTTCGTGATCGTCGAGGCCGGGGAGACCATCCCCGGCGACGGCGACGTGGTCGAGGGCATCGCCTCGGTGGACGAGTCGGCCATCACCGGCGAATCCGCCCCGGTGATCCGCGAGTCCGGCGGCGACCGTTCGGCGGTCACGGGCGGCACCAGGGTGCTGTCCGACCGGATCGTCGTCCAGATCACCCAGAAGCCCGGCGAGAGCTTCATCGACCGCATGATCGCCCTGGTCGAGGGGGCGAACCGGCAGAAGACGCCGAACGAGATCGCCCTCAACATCCTGCTGGCGGCCCTGACGATCATCTTCCTGGTGGCCACCGTCACCATGCAGCCGCTGGCCATCTACTCCAAGCTCACCAACCCGGGCGTGCCCGACTCGCTCGCGCTCACCTCCGACGGCGTCGCCGGCGTGGTGCTGGTGTCGCTGCTGGTGTGCCTGATCCCGACCACGATCGGCGCGCTGCTGTCGGCCATCGGCATCGCGGGCATGGACCGCCTGGTCCAGCGCAACGTGCTGGCGATGAGCGGGCGCGCGGTCGAGGCCGCCGGCGACGTGTCCACGCTGCTGCTGGACAAGACCGGCACGATCACCCTGGGAAACCGGCAGGCGTCGGAGTTCGTCCCCGTGGAGGGCGTCACCGAGGCCGAGCTCGCCGAGGCCGCGCAGCTGTCCAGCCTGGCCGACGAGACCCCCGAGGGCCGCTCGATCGTCGTCTTCGCCAAGCAGCGCTACGGCCTGCGCGAGCGGGAGATCCACGGCGCCGAATGGGTGCAGTTCACCGCCCAGACCCGCATGTCCGGGGTCAACCTGGGCGAGCGGCAGGTCCGCAAGGGCGCGGCGACCGCGGTGATGAAGTGGGTCCGCGACCGGGGCGGCCACCCCACCGACGAGGTCGGGCACATCGTGGACGGCATCTCCGGCTCCGGCGGCACCCCGCTGGTCGTCGCGGAGAAGGGCCGCGTGCTCGGGGTCATCCACCTCAAGGACGTGGTCAAGCAGGGCATGCGCGAACGCTTCGACGAGATGCGCCGCATGGGCATCCGCACCGTCATGATCACCGGCGACAACCCGCTGACCGCCAAGGCCATCGCGGACGAGGCCGGCGTGGACGACTTCCTGGCCGAGGCCACCCCCGAGGACAAGCTCGCCCTGATCAGGAAGGAGCAGCAGGGCGGCCGCCTGGTCGCGATGACCGGCGACGGCACCAACGACGCCCCCGCCCTGGCCCAGTCGGACGTCGGCGTGGCGATGAACACCGGCACCTCGGCCGCCAAGGAGGCCGGGAACATGGTGGACCTCGACTCCAACCCGACCAAGCTGATCGAGATCGTCGAGATCGGCAAGCAGCTGCTCATCACCCGCGGCGCGCTGACCACGTTCTCCATCGCCAACGACATCGCGAAGTACTTCGCGATCATCCCGGCCATGTTCGCGGCCGTCTACCCGGGCCTGGACGCCCTGAACGTCATGCGCCTGGCCAGCCCGCAGTCGGCGATCCTGTCCGCGGTCGTGTTCAACGCCCTGGTCATCATCGCGCTGATCCCGCTGGCGCTGCGCGGCGTCCGGTACCGGCCCTCCAGCGCCTCCAAGCTGCTCTCGCGCAACCTCTACGTCTACGGCCTGGGCGGCATCGTCGCGCCGTTCGCCGGCATCAAGATCATCGACCTGTTCATTCAGTTTCTTCCGGGGATGTCGTAATGGACCGTCTACCCAGCTGGCTGCGCCGGCATCTGGCCGCGATCAGGGCCGTGGCCGTCCTGACCGTGCTGCTCGGCCTGATCTACCCGCTGGCCACCACCGGGATCGCGCAGGCGCTGTTCAACGGCAAGGCCAACGGCTCGATCGGGCGGGCCGGCAGCGCGATCATCGGCCAGTCCTTCACCGACGCCGGCGGCAACCCGGTGAAGAAGTACTTCCAGTCCCGCCCGTCGGCCGCCGGCGACGGCTACGACCCGACCTCGACCGGGGCGAGCAACCTGGGCCCCGAGGACGTCGTCGATGTGCTGCCGGTGCCGGGCGCCGAGGGCAGGCAGTCGCTGCTGACGCAGGTGTGCGCCCGGTCCAAGGTGGTCGGCGAGCTGGAGGGCGTCAGCGGCGCCCGCCCGTACTGCACCCCTGACGGGGTCGGCGCGGTGCTGAAGGTCTTCCCCGGCAGGGCGGTCAGCGTCAACCAGGCCTGCCCCGCCGCCCCCTTCGTCGCCACCTACCAGGGGCTGAAGGTGGAGTGCGCCAAGCCCGGCGAGGACTACGCCGCCGGCCGGACCGTGCCCGTGCGCGGCGAGGTGGGCAAGGTGCCGGTGCCCCCCGACGCGGTGACCGCCAGCGGCTCCGGCCTCGACCCGCACATCTCCGTCGCCTACGCCGAGCTCCAGGCGCCCCGCGTGGCCAGGGAACGCGGCCTGCCCCTCGACAGGGTCAAGGCGCTTATCGACGAGAACACGACCGGCCGGGTGCTCGGCTTCATGGGCGAACCCGCCGTCAACGTGCTCGAACTCAACCTGGCGCTGGACCGGTCATGAGCCGGGGCCGCCTGCGGGTCTACCTCGGGGCGGCGCCCGGGGTCGGCAAGACGTACGCGATGCTCAGCGAGGGCCGTCGCGGCATGGAGCGCGGCCGGGACGTGGTCGTGGGCTTCGTCGAGACCCACGGCCGCGCCCGGACCGCGGCCCTGCTGGACGGCATGGAGGTGATCCCGCGCCGGACGATGACGCACCGGGGCGCGACGTTCACCGAGCTCGACGCCGACGCGGTGATCGCCCGCGCCCCCAAGGCGGCGCTGATCGACGAGCTGGCCCACACCAACGTGCCCGGCTCGAAGAACGTCAAGCGCTGGCAGGACATCGACGACATCCTGGACGCCGGGATCGACGTCATCTCGACGGTCAACATCCAGCACCTGGAGTCCGTCAACGATGTCGTCCAGGAGATCACCGGCGTCCCGCAGCGCGAGACCGTCCCCGACGAGGTGGTGCGCCGCGCCGACCAGGTCGAGCTGGTCGACATGTCACCGGAGGCGCTGCGCCGCCGCATGGCCCACGGCAACGTCTACGCCCCCGCCAAGGTCGACGCCGCGCTGTCGAACTACTTCCGCGTCGGCAACCTCACCGCCCTGCGCGAACTGGCCCTGCTGTGGGTCGCAGGGAAGGTCGACGACCAGCTCGACCGCTACCGCGCCGAGCACGGCATCGCCACCACCTGGGAGGCGCGCGAGCGGGTCGTGGTGGCCCTGACCGGCGGCCCCGAGGGCGACACGCTGGTACGCCGGGCGGCCCGCATCGCCGCCCGCACCAAGGGCGCCGACCTGCTGGCCGTCCACGTCACCAGCGCCGACGGGCTGACCGGGGCCGATCCGGCCGGGCTGGCCCGCCAGCGGACGCTGGTCGAGAGCATGGGCGGCACCTACCACCAGGTCGTCGGCGACGACATCCCCCAGGCGCTGCTCGACTTCGCCCGCGGCGTCAACGCCACGCAGCTGGTCCTCGGAGCGTCCAGGAGAGGCCGCTTCGCGCAGATCTTCTCCCGGGGCGTCGGCGTGGAGACCACGGCGCGGTCGGGCTCCATCGACGTCCACATGATCACGCACGACGAGGCCAAGAAGGGCCGCCGCCGGCCCGCGCGCACGCGGGCCGCGCTCACCAGGAAGCGCCGCCTGACCGGCTGGGCGCTGGCGGTCGCCGGGATGCCGCTGCTGACGGCCCTGCTCGCGCCGTTCAGGGACGTGCTGTCGCTGCCCAGCGAGATCCTGTTCTTCCTCTGCCTGACCGTCGGGGTCGCGCTGGCCGGTGGCATGTGGCCGGCCATCACCGCCGCCATCGGGGGATCGCTGCTGCTCAACTGGTATTTCACGCCGCCGATCGGCGAGTTCACCATCAACGATCCGGAGAACCTGTTCGCGCTGGTCGTGTTCGTGCTGGTCGCGGTGGCGGTCAGCTCGATCGTGGACCTCGCCGCCCGCCGTACCAGGCAGGCCGCCCGCGCGAGCGCGGACGCCGAGCTGCTGGCCACGCTGGCCGGGCACGTGCTGCGCGGCGAGGCCGCGGTGCCGTCCCTGATGGAACGGATGCGCGAGACGTTCGGCTTCACCTCGGTGACCCTGCTGGAACGCCGGCCCGGCGCCGGCCGCACGCCGGACCACCGGTCTGACCCGGACGCCTGGCGGATCGTGGCCACCTCCGGCGGCGCCCCGCCCACCTGCCCGGGACAGTCGGACACCGACGTGGTCATCGACGACGACATGATCCTGGCTGCCAGGGGCGGGCCGATGGACGCCGCCGACCGTACGGTGCTGGAGTCGTTCGCCGCGGAGGCCGCCGTCGCGCTGCGGCAGGAGCGCCTGCAGGAGGCGGCGGAGCGGGCCCGCCCGCTGGCCGAGGCCGACCGGATGCGCACGGCGCTGCTCGCCGCCGTCAGCCATGACCTGCGTACGCCGCTCGCCTCGGCCAAGGCGGCCGTGGAGAGCCTGGGCAACACCGACGTGGACTGGAGCGACCACGACCGGGCCGAGCTGGTCGACACCGCGAAGGAGTCGCTGGACAAGCTGGACCGCCTGGTGGCGAACCTGCTGGACATGAGCCGCCTGCAGGCCGGCGTGCTCGGCCTGACCCCGGAGCCGGTCGCGCTGGAGGAGGTCGTCCCCCGCGCGGTCGACGACCTCGGCCCGGTGCGCGACCGCATCGAGGGGGACGTCTCCATCGAGCTGCCGGAGATCGTCGCCGACCCCGCCCTGCTCGAACGCGTCCTGGTCAACCTCATGTCGAACGCGGTCCGCTACAGCCCGCCGGACGAGCCGGTGCTGGTCACCGCGAGCCGGCACGGGGAGCACGTCGAGATCCGCGTCATCGACCGCGGCCCCGGCATCCCGCCCGAGGCGCACGACCGCGTCTTCCAGCCGTTCCAGCGGCTCGGCGACCGCGACAACCACTCGGGCGTCGGCCTCGGGCTGGCGCTCTCGCGCGGCCTGGCCGAGGCGATGGGCGGCACCCTCGTACCGGAAGAGACACCAGGGGGAGGTCTCACCATGATCCTGACCATGCCCGTCTCGTCGCGGGCGGTGCCGGCGTGACCCGCATCCTCGTCGTCGACGACGAGCCCCAGATCCTGCGCGCGCTGCGCATCAACCTCGTCGCCCGCCACTACGACGTGGACGTCGCCGCCGACGGCGCCGCGGCCCTGCGCGCGGCCGTCGACCTGCCGCCGGACCTGGTCATCCTCGACCTGGGCCTGCCCGACCTGGACGGTGTCGACGTCATCCACGGCCTGCGCGGCTGGACCGCCATCCCGATCATCGTGCTGTCCGGGCGGGCCGGCAACCAGGACAAGATCGAGGCCCTGGACGCGGGCGCCGACGACTACGTCACCAAGCCCTTCGGCATCGACGAGCTGCTGGCCAGGGTGCGCGCCGTCACCCGCCGCACGGCCATCCAGGAGGCGGAGCCGGCCCTCATCCAGCTCGGCGACCACGTGGTCGACCTGGCCGGCAAGACCGTCACCGGCGACGTGCGCCTGACCCCGACCGAGTGGCAGATCCTGGAGATGCTGCTGCGCCATCCCGGCAAGCTGATCAGCCAGCGGCACATCCTCACCGAGGTGTGGGGCGCCAAGTTCGTCAAGGAGACGCAGTACCTGCGCCAGTACATGGCCCAGCTGCGCCGCAAGCTCGAACGCGACCCGGCCCACCCCGCCCACCTGATCACCGAGCCCGGGATGGGCTACCGCTTCGTGCCGTGACCTCGACTGGCGCGGTGGTGTCAACGGGGCGTCAGGCGTGCGTCTGGAATGCGT
This region includes:
- the kdpA gene encoding potassium-transporting ATPase subunit KdpA, which translates into the protein MSTTAAGMIFIASLIAALALVHKPFGDYMYRVYSSARHNAVERVIYRLLGVRADAEQSWGVYARSLLAFSLISILFVYAVQRLQDKLPLSVGMKPVTDHIAWNTAVSFVTNTNWQAYSGESTMGHLTQMAALAVQNFVSASVGMAVAIALVRGFARRSSDTIGNFWVDLVRGSLRILLPIAFVGALVLVAGGLIQNFSGPHEVTTLTGHTQSITGGPVASQEVIKELGTNGGGFYNANSSHPFENATTWTNWLEIFLILVIPFTLTRTFGKMVGQVRQGYAILAVMGVIALASVLLTNVFELGGHATVPQAAGAAMEGKEVRFGVSNSATFAAATTLTSTGAVNSFHDSYTPFGGMMTLFNMMLGEVAPGGVGSGLYGMLILAVITVFVAGLMVGRTPEYLGKKIGSREIKLASLYFLVTPVLVLIGTASAMGSAQQRASMLNSGPHGLSEVLYAFTSASNNNGSAFAGITVNTPWYDVALGLCMAFGRFLPIILVLALAGSLAAQAPVPESAGTLPTHRPQFVGMVVGVTIILVALTFLPALALGPIAEGLS
- the kdpB gene encoding potassium-transporting ATPase subunit KdpB, which gives rise to MSSPALKKAERNGRVGGGLLDPKQLLTSLPDALKKLNPATLWRNPVMFIVEVGAVFTTVLAILDPSFFAWAIVVWLWLTAVFANLAEAVAEGRGKAQAATLRKAKTDTQARRLRSRASADWDVVAAPELRQGDFVIVEAGETIPGDGDVVEGIASVDESAITGESAPVIRESGGDRSAVTGGTRVLSDRIVVQITQKPGESFIDRMIALVEGANRQKTPNEIALNILLAALTIIFLVATVTMQPLAIYSKLTNPGVPDSLALTSDGVAGVVLVSLLVCLIPTTIGALLSAIGIAGMDRLVQRNVLAMSGRAVEAAGDVSTLLLDKTGTITLGNRQASEFVPVEGVTEAELAEAAQLSSLADETPEGRSIVVFAKQRYGLREREIHGAEWVQFTAQTRMSGVNLGERQVRKGAATAVMKWVRDRGGHPTDEVGHIVDGISGSGGTPLVVAEKGRVLGVIHLKDVVKQGMRERFDEMRRMGIRTVMITGDNPLTAKAIADEAGVDDFLAEATPEDKLALIRKEQQGGRLVAMTGDGTNDAPALAQSDVGVAMNTGTSAAKEAGNMVDLDSNPTKLIEIVEIGKQLLITRGALTTFSIANDIAKYFAIIPAMFAAVYPGLDALNVMRLASPQSAILSAVVFNALVIIALIPLALRGVRYRPSSASKLLSRNLYVYGLGGIVAPFAGIKIIDLFIQFLPGMS
- a CDS encoding potassium-transporting ATPase subunit C; the encoded protein is MDRLPSWLRRHLAAIRAVAVLTVLLGLIYPLATTGIAQALFNGKANGSIGRAGSAIIGQSFTDAGGNPVKKYFQSRPSAAGDGYDPTSTGASNLGPEDVVDVLPVPGAEGRQSLLTQVCARSKVVGELEGVSGARPYCTPDGVGAVLKVFPGRAVSVNQACPAAPFVATYQGLKVECAKPGEDYAAGRTVPVRGEVGKVPVPPDAVTASGSGLDPHISVAYAELQAPRVARERGLPLDRVKALIDENTTGRVLGFMGEPAVNVLELNLALDRS
- a CDS encoding DUF4118 domain-containing protein; its protein translation is MSRGRLRVYLGAAPGVGKTYAMLSEGRRGMERGRDVVVGFVETHGRARTAALLDGMEVIPRRTMTHRGATFTELDADAVIARAPKAALIDELAHTNVPGSKNVKRWQDIDDILDAGIDVISTVNIQHLESVNDVVQEITGVPQRETVPDEVVRRADQVELVDMSPEALRRRMAHGNVYAPAKVDAALSNYFRVGNLTALRELALLWVAGKVDDQLDRYRAEHGIATTWEARERVVVALTGGPEGDTLVRRAARIAARTKGADLLAVHVTSADGLTGADPAGLARQRTLVESMGGTYHQVVGDDIPQALLDFARGVNATQLVLGASRRGRFAQIFSRGVGVETTARSGSIDVHMITHDEAKKGRRRPARTRAALTRKRRLTGWALAVAGMPLLTALLAPFRDVLSLPSEILFFLCLTVGVALAGGMWPAITAAIGGSLLLNWYFTPPIGEFTINDPENLFALVVFVLVAVAVSSIVDLAARRTRQAARASADAELLATLAGHVLRGEAAVPSLMERMRETFGFTSVTLLERRPGAGRTPDHRSDPDAWRIVATSGGAPPTCPGQSDTDVVIDDDMILAARGGPMDAADRTVLESFAAEAAVALRQERLQEAAERARPLAEADRMRTALLAAVSHDLRTPLASAKAAVESLGNTDVDWSDHDRAELVDTAKESLDKLDRLVANLLDMSRLQAGVLGLTPEPVALEEVVPRAVDDLGPVRDRIEGDVSIELPEIVADPALLERVLVNLMSNAVRYSPPDEPVLVTASRHGEHVEIRVIDRGPGIPPEAHDRVFQPFQRLGDRDNHSGVGLGLALSRGLAEAMGGTLVPEETPGGGLTMILTMPVSSRAVPA
- a CDS encoding response regulator, translating into MTRILVVDDEPQILRALRINLVARHYDVDVAADGAAALRAAVDLPPDLVILDLGLPDLDGVDVIHGLRGWTAIPIIVLSGRAGNQDKIEALDAGADDYVTKPFGIDELLARVRAVTRRTAIQEAEPALIQLGDHVVDLAGKTVTGDVRLTPTEWQILEMLLRHPGKLISQRHILTEVWGAKFVKETQYLRQYMAQLRRKLERDPAHPAHLITEPGMGYRFVP